From the genome of Synchiropus splendidus isolate RoL2022-P1 chromosome 17, RoL_Sspl_1.0, whole genome shotgun sequence, one region includes:
- the rbm14a gene encoding RNA-binding protein 14a isoform X2, whose amino-acid sequence MSGENVKLFVGNLPLDATQDELNKLFSPFGEINTCSLLRQYAFVTLKGEGAADKAIRHLDGKEYRGRPLVVEESRARPPNSTKVFVGNLSATCSADDLHGLFSTFGRVLDCDKVKARLCSNVGYAFVHMERKEDAMTAIEALNGTLFKGRQLAVELSKAQPLANQLMSSGGGREGLLPRPSPSMEHHQSQAAVLAAAAAAAAGLPIQVQQSVHNSFYNTTSFDPTYAALRGITSSKGADGVIYGALASQVYGTVADQVYQDMTNHHAAPVSVAAEPELQPTPDPTTLFEAARAKFFQEGQKVLAEQQAGKKATGTAASAENERDRSPIRGNRAPLLPDPVPGSFAQIKSKRRTLLPTPPGASEDASTAATTADASDPVARSYSEYYQQLHQYQQYQQYQQQYQYLQYAYSNPPPPPPSSTPDSNAVPPPPGTYTAPPTYGASGAYPPPGTYDATASYDASAAGYNASSASYNTSTGSYDASAGYAAGAYDSSGAYAAAGAYSTSTP is encoded by the exons ATGAGCGGTGAAAACGTGAAGTTGTTTGTGGGTAACTTACCTCTAGATGCGACCCAGGATGAGCTTAACAAACTCTTTTCTCCGTTTGGGGAGATCAACACCTGCTCCTTGCTGAGACAATATGCCTTCGTAACCCTAAAAGGAGAGGGGGCTGCAGACAA GGCCATAAGGCATCTCGACGGCAAGGAGTATCGAGGCCGGCCGCTTGTGGTGGAAGAATCTCGGGCTCGACCGCCTAACTCCACTAAAGTGTTTGTAGGGAACCTCAGTGCTACGTGTTCAGCAGATGATTTACATGGGCTTTTTTCAACTTTCGGAAGAGTTTTAGATTGTGATAAAGTGAAAG CAAGATTATGCTCAAATGTCGGTTATGCATTTgtacacatggagaggaaggaggacgCCATGACAGCCATCGAAGCGCTCAATGGAACTCTCTTTAAGGGCCGGCAGCTGGCTGTAGAGCTCTCCAAAGCTCAACCTTTGGCCAACCAGCTGATGTCATCAGGAG GTGGTAGGGAAGGCCTTCTTCCCCGACCGTCTCCCTCGATGGAACATCACCAGAGTCAGGCGGCTGTGCTCGCCGCAGCTGCTGCGGCTGCGGCTGGACTGCCGATCCAG GTGCAGCAAAGTGTCCACAACTCCTTCTACAACACCACCTCCTTCGACCCCACCTACGCCGCCCTAAGGGGAATCACCAGCTCTAAAGGAGCAGACGGGGTGATATACGGCGCTCTCGCCAGCCAGGTGTATGGGACAGTCGCTGATCAGGTGTATCAGGATATGACAAATCATCATGCTGCGCCGGTGAGTGTCGCAGCCGAACCGGAGCTGCAGCCGACGCCGGATCCAACAACTCTTTTCGAGGCAGCAAGAGCAAAGTTCTTTCAAGAGGGACAGAAG GTTCTGGCAGAGCAGCAGGCGGGAAAGAAGGCGACGGGCACAGCGGCGTCGGCAGAAAATGAGCGCGACCGAAGCCCAATCCGAGGCAACCGAGCCCCGCTGCTTCCAGACCCCGTCCCCGGCTCCTTCGCACAGATCAAATCAAAGCGCCGCACGCTGCTGCCAACTCCACCTGGAGCGTCGGAGGATGCGTCCACGGCAGCCACCACAGCTGATGCTTCAGATCCTGTTGCAAG GTCTTACTCTGAGTACTACCAGCAGTTGCATCAGTATCAACAGTACCAACAGTATCAGCAGCAGTACCAGTACCTTCAGTACGCCTACAGCAACCCTCCCCCGCCGCCGCCATCATCCACCCCAGATTCCAATGCCGTCCCGCCGCCCCCGGGGACCTACACGGCGCCCCCCACGTACGGTGCGTCTGGAGCTTATCCGCCACCCGGCACGTACGACGCCACGGCCAGTTATGACGCTTCGGCCGCTGGCTACAACGCTTCCTCAGCGAGCTACAACACTTCGACGGGAAGCTACGACGCCTCCGCAGGCTACGCAGCAGGAGCATATGATTCATCCGGAGCTTATGCCGCAGCGGGAGCCTACTCCACATCCACACC CTAG
- the rbm14a gene encoding RNA-binding protein 14a isoform X1: MSGENVKLFVGNLPLDATQDELNKLFSPFGEINTCSLLRQYAFVTLKGEGAADKAIRHLDGKEYRGRPLVVEESRARPPNSTKVFVGNLSATCSADDLHGLFSTFGRVLDCDKVKARLCSNVGYAFVHMERKEDAMTAIEALNGTLFKGRQLAVELSKAQPLANQLMSSGGGREGLLPRPSPSMEHHQSQAAVLAAAAAAAAGLPIQVQQSVHNSFYNTTSFDPTYAALRGITSSKGADGVIYGALASQVYGTVADQVYQDMTNHHAAPVSVAAEPELQPTPDPTTLFEAARAKFFQEGQKVLAEQQAGKKATGTAASAENERDRSPIRGNRAPLLPDPVPGSFAQIKSKRRTLLPTPPGASEDASTAATTADASDPVARSYSEYYQQLHQYQQYQQYQQQYQYLQYAYSNPPPPPPSSTPDSNAVPPPPGTYTAPPTYGASGAYPPPGTYDATASYDASAAGYNASSASYNTSTGSYDASAGYAAGAYDSSGAYAAAGAYSTSTPYEQTPAHGQSMPQRHDYPHTTPEPPYR; the protein is encoded by the exons ATGAGCGGTGAAAACGTGAAGTTGTTTGTGGGTAACTTACCTCTAGATGCGACCCAGGATGAGCTTAACAAACTCTTTTCTCCGTTTGGGGAGATCAACACCTGCTCCTTGCTGAGACAATATGCCTTCGTAACCCTAAAAGGAGAGGGGGCTGCAGACAA GGCCATAAGGCATCTCGACGGCAAGGAGTATCGAGGCCGGCCGCTTGTGGTGGAAGAATCTCGGGCTCGACCGCCTAACTCCACTAAAGTGTTTGTAGGGAACCTCAGTGCTACGTGTTCAGCAGATGATTTACATGGGCTTTTTTCAACTTTCGGAAGAGTTTTAGATTGTGATAAAGTGAAAG CAAGATTATGCTCAAATGTCGGTTATGCATTTgtacacatggagaggaaggaggacgCCATGACAGCCATCGAAGCGCTCAATGGAACTCTCTTTAAGGGCCGGCAGCTGGCTGTAGAGCTCTCCAAAGCTCAACCTTTGGCCAACCAGCTGATGTCATCAGGAG GTGGTAGGGAAGGCCTTCTTCCCCGACCGTCTCCCTCGATGGAACATCACCAGAGTCAGGCGGCTGTGCTCGCCGCAGCTGCTGCGGCTGCGGCTGGACTGCCGATCCAG GTGCAGCAAAGTGTCCACAACTCCTTCTACAACACCACCTCCTTCGACCCCACCTACGCCGCCCTAAGGGGAATCACCAGCTCTAAAGGAGCAGACGGGGTGATATACGGCGCTCTCGCCAGCCAGGTGTATGGGACAGTCGCTGATCAGGTGTATCAGGATATGACAAATCATCATGCTGCGCCGGTGAGTGTCGCAGCCGAACCGGAGCTGCAGCCGACGCCGGATCCAACAACTCTTTTCGAGGCAGCAAGAGCAAAGTTCTTTCAAGAGGGACAGAAG GTTCTGGCAGAGCAGCAGGCGGGAAAGAAGGCGACGGGCACAGCGGCGTCGGCAGAAAATGAGCGCGACCGAAGCCCAATCCGAGGCAACCGAGCCCCGCTGCTTCCAGACCCCGTCCCCGGCTCCTTCGCACAGATCAAATCAAAGCGCCGCACGCTGCTGCCAACTCCACCTGGAGCGTCGGAGGATGCGTCCACGGCAGCCACCACAGCTGATGCTTCAGATCCTGTTGCAAG GTCTTACTCTGAGTACTACCAGCAGTTGCATCAGTATCAACAGTACCAACAGTATCAGCAGCAGTACCAGTACCTTCAGTACGCCTACAGCAACCCTCCCCCGCCGCCGCCATCATCCACCCCAGATTCCAATGCCGTCCCGCCGCCCCCGGGGACCTACACGGCGCCCCCCACGTACGGTGCGTCTGGAGCTTATCCGCCACCCGGCACGTACGACGCCACGGCCAGTTATGACGCTTCGGCCGCTGGCTACAACGCTTCCTCAGCGAGCTACAACACTTCGACGGGAAGCTACGACGCCTCCGCAGGCTACGCAGCAGGAGCATATGATTCATCCGGAGCTTATGCCGCAGCGGGAGCCTACTCCACATCCACACCGTATGAGCAGACACCCGCACACGGGCAATCCATGCCCCAGCGACACGATTACCCTCACACCACGCCAGAACCCCCTTATCGATAG